One genomic segment of Streptomyces sp. RerS4 includes these proteins:
- a CDS encoding LysM peptidoglycan-binding domain-containing protein, producing MPKPTPIRPPSRPQGGGGRTAAALVRAVLSLTVLAALLAGLPVLLWWATAIVGPPGWAALSSLLSTEDSGQVFLLALAVAGWVGWACFALAVLLEIPAQLRGRTAPQIRGLVGQRAAAALVGAVLVALPAGTALAAPAAPAPASPGISASPVPGTPDSGTVASLDRSAGASAAGAVTYTVLDARPAESLWSIAAQQLGDGERWTEIATLNAGRIMVDGTVFDARQPIQPGWRLTLPHDSGSERAGQAGAHGGQGGHVVRAGESLSTVAADRLGSADRAMEIFDLNRGQALPDGGTFTNPDLIHPGQHLTLPANAGSAPSATSPAAPTPDSPAAGTPTPAATPSSAPAPATTQPTAAPSPATPSTTATPPTAASPSASVPQQAPTPTTSGTPAAPSTERAREAVSVNWALVAGIGTLLAASLTTALAVRRILQQRRRRAGQTIAQDTDPTELEQVLVATGEVGGVELLDRLLRALAHQAATDQRDLPALRGALLSGKEVRLLLDEPADPIAPATTGGNSRTWILDPRAALPDDGVLREVQAPYPGLVTLGSHEDGLLLADLTTTRVLLLDGTPDEVLEVARALALELGTCAWTDYSEILTAGLGSRLAGLLPQGRIRAMPHLAAVATDLGSVLLEAHQAGEQALPWILVAAGDHDPDHLTQLADALAAARDLKTALVLPAGDAARRAFPHAELLDVTTGSPARLDSVDLPVTLQRITDDQYRQYVHALTVSTQDPQPATGPWGFAEPHEQPAGSGQPLTVRVTTATATANDPGNPFPALLAAAPTGTGTGPETVLPQQGQSPAETAETEEDPQEVVEQAVPSATPDTEQPVIRIDVLGPLRITGAADSAHRPRTAVIAALIHLRPGRTIDTLCNAMDPVTPWTTRTMHSRLSELRSVLGTTADGTTLLPRPTTTGYTFHPSVTSDWEQFKTLATRGLAAGAPTGIADLEAAMALVRGRPFAGRSLPWADAAVQEMLARITDTAHTLARWHAEGPEPDLDAARTVVQHALDIEETSEVLYRDLITIEATTGNQAAVRKAVARLQQMARTYDITLDDTTETVIDQALTTGPIHTTGALPRT from the coding sequence ATGCCCAAGCCCACCCCAATCCGCCCACCGTCCCGCCCCCAAGGTGGCGGTGGCCGCACCGCGGCCGCGCTGGTCCGCGCGGTGTTGTCCCTGACCGTCCTGGCCGCGCTGTTGGCCGGTCTGCCGGTCCTGCTGTGGTGGGCGACCGCCATCGTCGGCCCGCCCGGCTGGGCCGCGCTCTCCAGCCTGCTGTCCACCGAGGACTCCGGGCAGGTGTTCCTCTTGGCCCTGGCCGTCGCCGGCTGGGTCGGGTGGGCCTGCTTCGCCCTCGCCGTCCTGCTGGAGATTCCCGCGCAGCTGCGCGGCCGCACCGCCCCGCAGATCCGCGGCCTGGTCGGTCAACGCGCCGCCGCAGCCCTCGTCGGAGCCGTGCTCGTCGCCCTGCCCGCCGGAACCGCCCTCGCTGCCCCCGCCGCCCCCGCTCCCGCCTCCCCCGGCATCAGCGCCTCACCAGTCCCCGGCACCCCGGACAGCGGCACCGTGGCCTCCCTGGACCGTTCCGCCGGCGCGTCTGCCGCCGGAGCGGTGACGTACACGGTGCTCGACGCACGGCCGGCGGAAAGCCTGTGGTCCATCGCCGCGCAGCAGTTGGGCGACGGCGAGCGGTGGACGGAGATCGCCACCCTCAACGCAGGCCGCATCATGGTCGACGGCACCGTCTTCGACGCCCGCCAACCGATCCAACCCGGATGGCGCCTCACCCTTCCCCACGACAGCGGCAGTGAGCGCGCGGGACAGGCCGGTGCGCACGGCGGGCAGGGCGGTCACGTGGTGCGGGCAGGTGAGAGCCTTTCCACCGTCGCCGCCGACCGTCTCGGATCGGCCGACCGCGCGATGGAGATCTTCGACCTCAACCGCGGCCAGGCCCTGCCCGACGGTGGCACCTTCACCAATCCCGATCTGATCCACCCCGGACAGCACCTCACCCTGCCCGCGAACGCCGGCTCCGCGCCCTCCGCCACTTCCCCGGCTGCTCCCACCCCCGACTCGCCGGCCGCCGGCACACCGACACCCGCCGCGACGCCTTCCTCGGCCCCGGCCCCGGCAACCACGCAGCCGACAGCCGCCCCTTCGCCGGCAACACCGTCCACGACCGCCACCCCCCCGACCGCGGCCTCGCCCTCCGCGTCCGTTCCCCAGCAGGCACCGACCCCCACAACCTCGGGCACCCCCGCCGCGCCGTCCACCGAGCGCGCGCGAGAGGCGGTATCCGTCAACTGGGCGCTCGTTGCGGGGATCGGCACCCTCCTGGCCGCGTCCCTGACGACAGCGCTCGCCGTACGGCGCATCCTGCAACAGCGCCGGCGGCGCGCGGGCCAGACCATCGCCCAAGACACCGACCCCACCGAACTGGAACAAGTCCTTGTCGCGACCGGCGAAGTGGGCGGCGTCGAACTCCTCGACCGGCTCCTGCGCGCCCTCGCCCACCAGGCCGCCACCGACCAACGCGACCTTCCCGCCCTACGCGGCGCCCTGTTGTCCGGCAAGGAAGTCCGGCTGCTCCTCGACGAGCCGGCCGACCCGATCGCCCCGGCCACCACCGGCGGCAATTCCCGGACCTGGATCCTGGACCCGCGCGCCGCACTGCCGGACGACGGCGTCCTGCGCGAGGTCCAGGCCCCCTACCCGGGGCTGGTCACCCTCGGCTCCCACGAAGACGGGCTGCTGCTGGCCGACCTGACCACCACCCGCGTCCTGCTCCTGGACGGCACCCCCGACGAGGTGCTGGAGGTTGCCCGCGCCCTGGCCCTGGAGCTCGGCACCTGCGCCTGGACGGACTACAGCGAGATCCTGACCGCGGGCCTCGGCTCCCGCCTGGCCGGCCTGCTTCCCCAGGGCCGCATCCGCGCCATGCCCCACCTGGCGGCCGTCGCCACCGACCTCGGCAGCGTCCTCCTCGAAGCCCACCAAGCGGGCGAGCAGGCCCTGCCCTGGATCCTCGTCGCCGCCGGCGACCACGATCCTGACCACCTCACCCAGCTCGCCGACGCCCTCGCGGCCGCCCGCGACCTGAAGACCGCCCTGGTCCTACCCGCGGGCGACGCGGCTCGCCGCGCCTTCCCCCACGCCGAACTCCTCGACGTCACCACCGGCTCCCCCGCCCGTCTGGATTCCGTCGACCTGCCCGTCACCCTCCAACGCATCACGGACGACCAGTACCGGCAGTACGTCCACGCCCTCACCGTCTCCACCCAGGACCCGCAGCCCGCCACGGGACCCTGGGGGTTCGCCGAACCTCACGAACAGCCCGCCGGTAGCGGACAGCCTCTGACCGTCCGCGTCACCACCGCGACTGCGACCGCGAACGACCCCGGCAACCCCTTCCCCGCACTCCTCGCCGCCGCGCCCACTGGCACCGGCACCGGCCCCGAGACGGTCCTCCCCCAGCAAGGGCAGAGCCCCGCCGAGACCGCCGAGACCGAAGAGGACCCCCAGGAGGTCGTCGAGCAAGCAGTGCCGTCGGCCACCCCGGACACAGAGCAGCCGGTGATCCGCATCGACGTGCTGGGACCGCTGCGCATCACGGGAGCCGCAGACTCGGCCCACCGGCCACGCACCGCCGTCATCGCCGCCCTCATCCACCTGCGCCCCGGCCGCACCATCGACACCCTCTGCAACGCCATGGACCCCGTCACCCCCTGGACAACGCGCACCATGCACTCACGCCTCTCCGAACTCCGGAGCGTCCTGGGCACCACCGCCGACGGAACGACCCTCCTGCCCCGGCCCACCACGACCGGCTACACCTTCCACCCCTCCGTCACCTCCGACTGGGAACAGTTCAAAACCCTCGCCACCCGAGGCCTCGCCGCCGGTGCGCCCACCGGCATCGCGGACCTGGAGGCCGCCATGGCTTTGGTGCGCGGGCGCCCGTTCGCCGGGCGCAGCCTGCCCTGGGCAGACGCCGCCGTACAGGAGATGCTCGCCCGGATCACCGACACCGCGCACACCCTCGCCCGCTGGCACGCCGAAGGACCGGAGCCGGATCTCGACGCCGCCCGCACCGTCGTCCAGCACGCCCTCGACATCGAGGAGACGTCCGAGGTCCTCTACCGCGACCTGATCACCATCGAAGCCACCACCGGCAACCAGGCCGCCGTCCGCAAGGCCGTCGCCCGCCTCCAACAGATGGCACGCACCTACGACATCACCCTCGACGACACCACCGAGACCGTCATCGACCAGGCCCTGACCACAGGGCCGATCCACACGACGGGGGCCCTGCCCAGGACCTGA
- a CDS encoding pilus assembly protein TadG-related protein, with product MPMPTPTARPKSLRRRLKDDDGGIAIYTAIVTVALLGIIGLAIDGGGKLRATERADATAMEAARAAGQAIDPAAAINGQAVRVDPHAAQAAAQAYLARTGTQGSVTLSADQSLLTVTVHDAYTTKFLAIVGIPSMGVNGHGSARLLYGVTQPQ from the coding sequence ATGCCCATGCCCACGCCGACGGCCCGCCCCAAGTCCTTGCGGCGGCGCCTGAAGGACGACGACGGCGGGATCGCCATCTACACGGCGATCGTCACGGTGGCCCTGCTGGGCATCATCGGGCTGGCCATCGACGGCGGCGGCAAGCTCCGCGCGACCGAACGCGCGGACGCGACCGCGATGGAAGCCGCCCGCGCGGCCGGCCAGGCCATCGACCCGGCCGCCGCCATCAACGGCCAGGCCGTCCGCGTCGACCCCCACGCCGCACAGGCCGCGGCCCAGGCCTACCTCGCCCGCACCGGCACCCAAGGCAGCGTCACCCTGTCCGCCGACCAGAGCCTGCTCACCGTCACCGTCCACGACGCCTACACCACCAAATTCCTTGCCATCGTCGGCATCCCCTCCATGGGGGTGAACGGGCACGGCTCCGCCCGCCTGCTGTACGGCGTCACCCAACCGCAGTAG